A window of Sphingobium herbicidovorans contains these coding sequences:
- the mutS gene encoding DNA mismatch repair protein MutS produces MHSPKDIAASQPTPMMAQYLTLKAEAQDCLLFYRMGDFFELFFDDAKAAAATLDIALTSRGEHGGAPIPMCGVPVHSADSYLARLIKAGHRVAIAEQTETPAEAKARGGKALVARAIVRYVTAGTLTEETLLDTRRDNMLVALAQTGGDGAAEIGLAAADISTGRFETLTLRAADLPAELARLRPSEIVVPDGLTLDLADSHPFDRTAFSSNRAETALKRLFGVATLDGFGQFGRAELAAMGGLVGYLDHAGKGTLPFLAPPVRKASGAHVAIDAATRESLEIIATMNGARVGSLLGAVDRTVTGAGARMLAQDLSAPLMDQGRIEARLGLVQLFHDDPLLRDQLRAALRSLPDIGRALGRVAVGRGSPRDLGQLRDGLNEARLLRERLGRLPDQPPLLRQLLPALDGHGALVDSLTRALVPNPPTETTNGGYIADGYDPALDELRRMAGDGRRAIAALEAKYREQTGIASLKIRHNGVLGYHVEVPARAADPLMQPESGFTHRQTLAGVVRFNSIDLHEQAGRVAQAGAHALVAEAAHLEDLIESTLTRKSEIALAADALSRLDVAAALAERAAEGGWQRPHFLPQDGEGPCLEIIGGRHPVVEDALQREGQAFVANDCRLGASDRLWLVTGPNMGGKSTFLRQNALIVILAQAGAYVPAQSATLTLVDRLFSRVGASDNLARGRSTFMVEMVETAAILAQATEHSFVILDEVGRGTSTYDGLALAWAVVEAVHEVNRCRCLFATHYHELTRLAETLSALSLHHVRAREWKGDLVLLHELAQGPADRSYGLAVARLAGLPPAVLKRAKDVLTRLEAGKARTGGIAAGLDDLPLFAAVAAQEEEKVDPLRAALEAIDADALSPREALEQLYRLKQLAVAGGED; encoded by the coding sequence ATGCATAGCCCCAAGGACATTGCCGCCAGTCAACCGACGCCGATGATGGCGCAATATCTGACGCTGAAGGCGGAAGCGCAGGATTGCCTGCTCTTCTATCGCATGGGCGATTTTTTCGAGCTTTTCTTCGATGACGCCAAGGCGGCGGCGGCGACACTCGACATTGCGCTGACCAGCCGGGGCGAGCATGGCGGCGCGCCGATCCCCATGTGCGGGGTGCCCGTGCACAGTGCGGACAGTTATCTGGCCCGGCTGATCAAGGCAGGTCACCGCGTCGCCATAGCAGAGCAGACCGAGACTCCGGCCGAGGCCAAGGCGCGAGGCGGCAAGGCCCTCGTCGCCCGGGCAATCGTCCGTTACGTGACCGCCGGCACGCTGACCGAGGAAACGCTGCTCGATACCCGTCGTGACAACATGCTCGTCGCGCTGGCGCAGACCGGCGGCGATGGCGCCGCGGAGATTGGGCTGGCCGCCGCCGACATATCCACCGGCCGGTTCGAGACACTGACGCTGCGCGCCGCTGATCTGCCCGCTGAGCTGGCGCGGCTGCGGCCGAGCGAGATCGTGGTGCCGGACGGCCTGACGCTCGATCTGGCCGATTCCCACCCCTTTGACCGCACGGCCTTTTCCAGCAACAGGGCCGAAACAGCGCTCAAGCGACTGTTTGGCGTGGCGACACTCGACGGCTTCGGGCAGTTCGGACGCGCTGAACTGGCGGCAATGGGCGGGCTGGTCGGATATCTCGATCATGCTGGCAAGGGCACCCTGCCCTTCCTCGCTCCGCCAGTGCGCAAGGCGAGCGGTGCGCATGTCGCCATCGACGCCGCAACGCGCGAGAGCCTGGAAATCATTGCGACGATGAACGGCGCGCGCGTAGGCAGTTTGCTGGGCGCGGTTGATCGCACCGTCACGGGCGCCGGCGCACGAATGCTGGCCCAGGACCTGTCGGCGCCGCTGATGGACCAGGGGCGGATCGAAGCGCGGCTGGGCCTTGTCCAGCTGTTCCATGACGATCCGCTGCTGCGCGATCAGTTGCGCGCGGCACTGCGATCGCTGCCCGATATCGGCCGAGCGCTTGGGCGCGTCGCAGTTGGCCGGGGCAGCCCGCGCGATCTGGGACAGTTGCGCGATGGGCTCAATGAAGCAAGGCTGCTGCGGGAAAGGTTGGGACGCCTTCCCGACCAGCCGCCTTTGCTGCGGCAATTGTTGCCTGCCCTTGATGGCCATGGCGCGCTGGTGGACAGCCTGACCCGCGCGCTTGTCCCCAATCCGCCGACTGAAACGACAAACGGCGGCTATATTGCCGATGGCTATGATCCGGCGCTGGATGAATTGCGCCGCATGGCCGGTGACGGACGCCGGGCGATCGCCGCGCTGGAAGCAAAATATCGCGAGCAGACCGGTATTGCGTCGCTCAAAATCCGGCATAACGGCGTTCTTGGCTATCATGTCGAGGTGCCTGCGCGCGCAGCGGACCCGCTGATGCAACCAGAGAGCGGCTTTACCCATCGTCAGACATTGGCCGGCGTGGTGCGCTTCAATTCGATAGACCTGCATGAACAGGCAGGCCGCGTCGCACAAGCAGGGGCGCATGCGCTGGTCGCTGAAGCTGCGCATCTGGAGGATCTGATCGAATCCACGCTGACGCGGAAATCCGAGATCGCGCTGGCCGCCGACGCGCTGTCGCGACTGGATGTGGCCGCGGCGCTGGCGGAGCGGGCGGCCGAAGGAGGCTGGCAGCGGCCTCACTTCTTGCCGCAGGATGGCGAAGGACCATGCCTGGAAATCATCGGCGGCCGTCATCCGGTTGTCGAGGACGCGCTGCAACGCGAAGGGCAGGCGTTTGTCGCCAATGACTGCCGACTTGGCGCCAGCGACCGGCTCTGGCTTGTCACCGGTCCCAATATGGGCGGAAAATCGACCTTCCTGCGGCAGAATGCGCTGATCGTCATCCTCGCACAGGCAGGCGCTTATGTCCCCGCGCAATCGGCCACCCTGACCCTCGTCGATCGGTTGTTCAGCCGCGTCGGCGCGTCCGACAATCTGGCGCGCGGACGATCCACCTTCATGGTCGAGATGGTCGAGACTGCCGCGATCCTCGCCCAGGCGACGGAACACAGCTTCGTCATTCTGGACGAAGTGGGGCGCGGCACATCCACCTATGACGGGCTGGCGCTGGCATGGGCAGTGGTCGAAGCCGTACATGAGGTCAATCGTTGCCGCTGCCTGTTCGCGACCCACTATCATGAACTGACGCGACTAGCCGAAACGCTCTCCGCGCTGTCGCTTCACCATGTGCGTGCGCGGGAGTGGAAGGGCGATCTTGTCCTCCTCCATGAGCTGGCCCAAGGCCCCGCCGACCGCAGCTACGGTCTGGCGGTCGCCCGATTGGCAGGCTTGCCTCCGGCGGTGCTCAAGCGCGCCAAGGACGTGCTGACCAGGCTGGAGGCTGGCAAAGCCAGGACAGGCGGCATCGCCGCAGGTCTTGACGATCTTCCGCTCTTCGCGGCTGTAGCGGCACAGGAAGAAGAGAAGGTTGACCCCCTGCGCGCCGCCCTTGAGGCGATCGATGCCGATGCGCTGTCGCCGCGTGAAGCGCTGGAGCAGCTTTATCGCTTGAAACAACTGGCCGTTGCCGGCGGCGAGGACTAG